In a genomic window of Sulfurisphaera tokodaii str. 7:
- a CDS encoding Glu/Leu/Phe/Val dehydrogenase dimerization domain-containing protein has product MSANNVYKGIRVQYSGILGPYAGGVIFSEEMDLDTLIDLTTISFIRNILFNLPLGSYIGCICAPRSQDKKILTLQYINYVRNNIDEDILIPDEGTEDMSELFYEIANIDEKYITNIIYTDYLSYSIGIAILLKFTLKGNFNVKIGILGSKPASTTLFSLLESLGSGDCSHAVMKFESYL; this is encoded by the coding sequence ATAAGTGCTAATAATGTTTATAAGGGAATTAGGGTGCAATATTCTGGAATTTTAGGACCATATGCGGGTGGGGTTATATTTTCAGAAGAAATGGACTTAGATACTTTGATAGATTTAACTACAATTTCCTTTATAAGAAATATACTTTTTAATTTACCTTTGGGAAGTTATATTGGTTGTATATGTGCACCAAGATCACAAGACAAGAAAATATTAACATTACAATATATAAATTATGTGAGAAATAATATAGATGAAGACATTTTAATACCAGATGAAGGAACAGAAGATATGTCAGAATTATTCTATGAAATAGCAAATATAGATGAAAAATACATTACAAATATAATTTATACTGATTATTTATCATATTCAATCGGAATTGCAATACTACTCAAATTTACACTTAAAGGAAACTTTAACGTTAAAATTGGTATTCTAGGATCAAAGCCAGCTAGTACTACACTGTTTAGCTTATTAGAAAGCTTAGGTTCCGGGGACTGTTCTCATGCAGTCATGAAATTCGAAAGTTATTTGTAA
- a CDS encoding DUF3211 domain-containing protein translates to MRVNIKFETSHEREVVFHILSDHTFFFKNFTPFKFIFPSDEENVFYIYGELSSLFSVFPAEAKVRKFVSPVKISYVMLFQPKLIKLPKEKELDMMYMGTEPNGSGKIEINEFLEVLIEYEGEKEKAIVSAIKKTIEKSKREFDEIIRKERIARHI, encoded by the coding sequence GTGAGAGTTAATATCAAATTTGAAACGTCACACGAAAGAGAAGTAGTATTTCATATACTTTCAGACCATACATTCTTCTTTAAGAATTTTACTCCATTTAAATTTATATTTCCCTCAGACGAAGAAAATGTTTTTTATATTTATGGTGAATTGTCATCTTTATTCTCAGTTTTTCCAGCTGAAGCTAAAGTAAGAAAATTCGTCTCTCCAGTCAAAATATCTTATGTTATGCTATTTCAACCTAAATTAATAAAATTACCAAAAGAAAAAGAACTTGACATGATGTATATGGGAACTGAGCCTAATGGAAGTGGAAAAATTGAAATAAATGAATTTTTAGAAGTATTAATTGAATATGAGGGCGAGAAAGAAAAAGCGATAGTATCTGCAATTAAAAAGACAATAGAAAAATCAAAAAGAGAATTCGATGAAATAATAAGAAAAGAGAGAATAGCTAGACATATTTAA
- a CDS encoding thiolase family protein: MVAIVDVGITKFGKRKENIFDLVKEVTEKLLKYDIDYVIVSNSYSGEFNQTSGLSSLITTYLNLDYVPSLRVDNTSGSGGSAILVAKSLLESKEANTVLVVGVEKMSEKKTREVTKIISSLLPFEERIASLPSLASISAIEYMRKFNAPRESIAQVAVKNHYNGSLNPFAHIQKRVTLEEVLNSPVISEPLRLYEYTPISDGAAAVVMVRNEDALSYTSKPVYIKGIGSSNYTAYVSEKEDFVTLPAVVEASRKAFKKAKVERIDFAELHDMATILEIIQSEDIGLFKKGEGWKAVMEGLTSLDGEIPINPSGGLNSKGHPIGASGVAQAVEAFSQIRNEAGNRQVKNARVGLSLSMAGYGNSATVIIYGDEP; this comes from the coding sequence ATGGTTGCTATTGTTGATGTAGGAATTACGAAATTTGGGAAAAGAAAAGAAAATATCTTTGACCTTGTTAAGGAAGTTACAGAAAAATTACTGAAATATGATATTGATTATGTAATAGTTTCAAATTCATATTCTGGAGAGTTTAACCAAACCTCAGGATTAAGTTCCCTTATTACCACCTATTTAAATTTAGATTATGTACCTTCTTTAAGGGTAGATAACACAAGCGGAAGTGGAGGATCAGCAATATTGGTTGCAAAATCTTTACTCGAATCTAAAGAAGCAAACACAGTTTTAGTAGTTGGAGTTGAGAAAATGTCTGAGAAAAAGACTAGAGAAGTCACTAAAATTATCTCGTCATTATTACCATTTGAGGAACGCATTGCATCTCTTCCTTCTCTTGCATCTATATCTGCAATAGAATATATGAGAAAATTTAATGCACCTAGAGAAAGTATAGCTCAAGTAGCTGTAAAAAACCATTATAATGGTTCACTTAATCCTTTCGCGCACATACAGAAGAGAGTAACATTAGAAGAAGTATTGAATTCTCCAGTTATTTCTGAGCCTCTAAGACTTTACGAATATACCCCTATAAGTGATGGAGCTGCAGCTGTAGTTATGGTTAGAAATGAGGATGCGTTAAGTTATACTTCTAAGCCTGTTTACATAAAAGGAATAGGGAGTAGTAATTACACAGCGTATGTAAGTGAAAAAGAAGATTTTGTGACTTTACCAGCAGTAGTAGAAGCGTCAAGAAAAGCATTTAAGAAGGCTAAAGTTGAAAGGATTGATTTTGCAGAATTACACGATATGGCAACTATCCTAGAAATTATACAGTCTGAAGATATTGGTTTATTTAAGAAGGGTGAAGGATGGAAAGCAGTTATGGAGGGTTTAACTTCACTTGATGGAGAAATACCAATAAATCCCAGTGGTGGGTTAAATTCAAAGGGTCATCCTATAGGGGCTAGCGGTGTTGCACAAGCTGTTGAAGCTTTTTCACAAATTAGGAATGAGGCTGGAAATAGGCAAGTTAAAAATGCTAGAGTTGGTCTTTCGCTAAGCATGGCGGGTTACGGTAATTCTGCAACTGTAATTATATATGGTGATGAGCCTTGA
- a CDS encoding enoyl-CoA hydratase/isomerase family protein: MIYEKRGIVSWIIFNRPERLNAFDKESWDSLAKLLKKANEDDTKVVVLIGNGRAFSSGDDIYAMYELKDGDEAKDFFLTLYSAIENLVELEKPLICAVNGLAYGGGCEILLFCDVTIAVQSAKFSIPEAKLGLIPPMAITIGPLALGRRINRLVLTGEAITAEEAKILGLVDYVVPDDKLVEEVNRIVNMIDQLDFYSLKTIKRWLRKDKKIVEKAIMELALLSQTESAKKRMKEFIDSRKKT; the protein is encoded by the coding sequence ATGATCTATGAAAAAAGAGGGATAGTGTCGTGGATAATATTTAATAGGCCAGAAAGGCTAAATGCTTTTGATAAAGAAAGTTGGGATTCCTTAGCTAAATTATTAAAGAAAGCTAATGAGGATGATACAAAAGTTGTAGTCCTTATTGGAAATGGAAGAGCATTTTCTTCTGGTGATGATATATATGCCATGTATGAATTAAAAGATGGTGATGAAGCTAAAGATTTCTTTCTCACACTTTATTCAGCGATAGAGAACTTAGTAGAACTTGAAAAACCATTAATATGTGCTGTTAACGGTTTAGCATATGGTGGAGGATGTGAAATATTGCTCTTCTGTGATGTCACTATAGCAGTGCAATCTGCAAAATTTTCTATCCCAGAAGCTAAATTAGGCTTAATACCTCCAATGGCAATAACTATAGGTCCTTTAGCATTAGGAAGAAGGATTAATCGATTAGTACTCACTGGTGAAGCTATAACTGCGGAAGAGGCAAAAATTCTAGGCTTGGTGGATTATGTTGTACCAGATGATAAATTAGTAGAGGAAGTTAATAGGATTGTGAATATGATTGATCAGCTTGATTTCTATTCTCTAAAAACTATAAAAAGATGGCTTAGAAAAGATAAGAAAATAGTTGAAAAGGCTATAATGGAATTAGCATTATTATCTCAAACAGAGTCAGCAAAAAAGAGGATGAAAGAATTTATTGACTCAAGGAAGAAGACTTAA
- a CDS encoding FAD binding domain-containing protein, whose product MSFVLGIPKKFKYIKVNSLDEALELLRDGSKVLAGGQSLLPLLKLRILNVDTLIDIKNLDLRGVKENEKEIEIYSLTTHNEVASKVKLLSKVAFTIADFQVRNKGTIGGSLAHADPSSNYYPALLTLDAKVKVKSKKGEREIKISDLYLSPYTTSMREDEIITSIIIPKKKELNFTYEVYKRGGSAYPTAIVAVAIEGNKYKVSFGGITEKPTLFEGEVEGESTIKNVIERLRKEKIISDIHADSSTRLKIAERLFVNAFLKALKGVIDKLDIPNIENKWKSDMIRGEEMVKVRMKVNDFEIEDEVEPRTLLLDFLRRNGYKEVKRGCDEGKCGACTVIINGKSIKSCLTLAVEVAGSDIRTVKGLSDIKPIKDSFLENFAMQCGYCTHGFLMVTYDYLKRVGKRDNDELLRHSIKNICRCTGYFNIIKAIKSSSLSQ is encoded by the coding sequence ATGAGCTTTGTGTTAGGTATTCCTAAAAAGTTTAAGTACATTAAGGTTAACTCTCTTGATGAAGCCTTAGAGTTACTTAGAGATGGATCAAAAGTATTAGCTGGTGGTCAAAGCTTATTACCGCTATTAAAATTAAGAATACTTAACGTTGATACTCTTATAGATATAAAGAATTTAGATTTAAGGGGCGTAAAGGAAAATGAAAAAGAAATTGAGATTTACTCATTAACCACTCATAATGAAGTTGCTTCGAAAGTTAAATTACTCTCTAAAGTTGCATTCACAATTGCTGATTTTCAAGTTAGGAATAAAGGAACTATAGGAGGCTCATTAGCACACGCTGATCCTTCAAGTAATTACTATCCGGCGTTACTAACACTAGATGCTAAAGTTAAGGTAAAGTCTAAAAAAGGCGAAAGAGAGATAAAAATTTCAGATTTATACTTATCACCTTACACTACTTCAATGAGAGAAGATGAAATAATAACTAGTATTATTATCCCTAAGAAGAAAGAGTTAAACTTCACTTACGAAGTTTATAAGAGAGGTGGCTCTGCATATCCTACAGCTATAGTTGCAGTTGCTATTGAGGGAAATAAATATAAGGTTAGCTTTGGTGGAATAACCGAGAAACCTACTTTATTTGAAGGTGAAGTTGAAGGTGAAAGTACTATCAAAAATGTTATTGAAAGGTTAAGAAAGGAAAAAATTATTTCAGATATTCACGCTGATAGTAGTACTAGATTAAAAATAGCCGAAAGGCTGTTTGTGAACGCTTTTTTAAAGGCTTTAAAAGGAGTCATAGATAAACTCGATATTCCAAATATTGAGAATAAATGGAAAAGTGATATGATAAGAGGCGAGGAAATGGTTAAAGTTAGAATGAAAGTTAATGATTTCGAAATAGAAGATGAGGTTGAACCTAGGACTCTTCTTTTGGATTTCCTAAGAAGGAATGGATATAAGGAAGTTAAAAGAGGTTGCGATGAGGGAAAATGTGGTGCTTGTACGGTAATCATAAACGGTAAGTCGATTAAATCATGTTTGACTCTGGCTGTTGAAGTTGCAGGATCAGATATAAGGACTGTTAAAGGACTTTCAGATATTAAACCGATAAAGGACTCTTTCTTAGAAAACTTTGCAATGCAATGTGGATATTGTACACATGGGTTTTTAATGGTTACTTATGATTATCTAAAGAGAGTAGGTAAAAGGGATAATGACGAGTTACTTAGACATAGCATAAAAAATATTTGTCGATGTACTGGTTACTTTAATATTATAAAAGCAATTAAGTCTTCTTCCTTGAGTCAATAA